From Deferribacter autotrophicus, the proteins below share one genomic window:
- a CDS encoding CBS domain-containing protein, giving the protein MKIVLTHVNPDFDAIASAYAALKVHACDFIVYTTGFDENIKKFIRNYDINIPLKHVNEIVDEDIELIIITDCKIKERLGEAALLLDRAKRVIIYDHHPISGKDIEADEEFIFNFGSTSTIITERIKVKNLEMDSELATFLLLGIYEDTGLLTFSNTTPRDLYAAAYLIENGGELSAVPIYINRELNKAQVFILNQLLQNLTVLKIANFSVGVSYASHDEYVSEVSILAHKIMYIEGLDALFILVRVEDRVLFIGRSNADEIDVSKIAEGFKGGGHPYAASAIIKDMTLHESLEKLKYLIKENIKPVKIAKEFMTFPVKYIEHDKKFKEALELFMKYNLNTMPVVKNGKTVGLISRKDILQGIKHGLSNEPVNSIMQTEFYTVNPETPFHLVEDIILEKRQKLVPVEEDGKLVGVITRTDFIRAMSELSKTPKYIMGRISQMDSRRFKNVKNLMKDRLPEKIFNILQEIGEMAQELGMNAYVVGGFVRDLIMKIENYDIDIVVEGDAVILAKKYAKIKGAKVSAHYKFKTAVVIMKDDFRIDFATARIEYYDFPAAAPVVEDSSIKTDLYRRDFTINTMAIKLNKDEFGQLIDYFGAQSDIRDKKIRVLHNLSFVDDPSRIFRAIRFAVRFNFEIGPHTERLLKHAVNLKLIDRIVGQRLFLEMKYILSEKDYIKALKMLQDYEVLKFFHENIYLSKDRLEDFEYLEKLLNWFNIQFKKELEVWKTRFSLLFHPLKVAGLQKLMTRFEFTKSYKKHFLTQILKARNAAIKFKKQKVIQPSFVYNQFKEVEDEFVFYTAAIIGEKYEEYIKDYFLRIKHVSLEINGDTLISLGYKPSKKFKVVLEKLLDMKLDGIIKTMEDEKMMAKKIFEELSCERDC; this is encoded by the coding sequence TTGAAGATAGTCTTGACGCATGTAAATCCTGACTTCGATGCAATTGCTAGTGCTTATGCTGCTCTCAAAGTGCATGCATGTGACTTTATAGTTTATACTACAGGTTTTGATGAAAATATTAAAAAGTTTATAAGGAATTATGATATTAATATTCCTCTAAAACATGTGAATGAGATAGTTGATGAAGATATAGAATTAATAATTATAACGGATTGCAAAATTAAAGAACGTTTGGGAGAGGCTGCTTTACTGCTTGATAGAGCAAAGAGAGTTATTATTTATGATCATCATCCTATTAGTGGTAAAGATATTGAGGCAGATGAAGAGTTTATTTTTAATTTTGGTTCAACTTCTACCATCATCACTGAAAGAATAAAAGTGAAAAACTTGGAAATGGATAGTGAACTTGCCACATTTCTTCTTTTAGGGATTTATGAAGATACAGGATTATTAACATTTAGTAATACAACTCCAAGGGATTTATATGCGGCTGCATATTTGATTGAAAATGGTGGAGAGTTATCAGCGGTGCCAATTTATATAAATAGAGAATTAAACAAGGCTCAAGTTTTTATTTTAAATCAGTTGTTGCAAAACCTAACTGTTTTAAAAATTGCAAATTTTTCTGTTGGTGTTTCTTATGCTAGTCATGATGAATATGTAAGTGAGGTTTCTATCCTTGCACATAAAATTATGTACATTGAGGGGCTTGATGCTCTTTTTATACTTGTTAGAGTGGAAGATAGAGTCCTTTTTATTGGCAGAAGCAATGCTGATGAGATTGATGTAAGTAAGATTGCAGAGGGATTTAAAGGTGGTGGGCATCCTTATGCTGCAAGTGCCATAATTAAAGACATGACGTTGCATGAATCGCTTGAAAAGCTGAAATATCTGATAAAAGAAAACATTAAGCCTGTTAAGATTGCAAAAGAATTTATGACTTTTCCGGTTAAGTATATTGAGCATGATAAAAAGTTTAAAGAAGCTTTAGAACTTTTTATGAAATATAATCTTAACACTATGCCTGTGGTAAAAAATGGAAAGACAGTGGGGCTAATTTCAAGAAAAGATATTTTACAAGGGATTAAACATGGTTTATCAAATGAACCTGTAAATTCTATTATGCAGACAGAATTTTATACTGTGAATCCTGAAACTCCCTTTCATTTGGTAGAAGATATTATTCTTGAAAAAAGACAAAAACTTGTGCCTGTGGAAGAAGATGGAAAGCTTGTGGGGGTCATTACTAGAACTGATTTTATTAGGGCAATGTCTGAGTTGAGTAAGACACCCAAATATATAATGGGTCGAATTTCTCAGATGGATAGTAGAAGGTTTAAAAATGTAAAAAATTTGATGAAAGATAGATTGCCTGAAAAGATTTTCAATATTTTACAGGAAATTGGTGAGATGGCACAAGAGTTGGGTATGAATGCTTATGTTGTGGGGGGATTTGTAAGAGATCTTATAATGAAGATAGAAAATTACGATATAGATATTGTGGTGGAGGGTGATGCTGTTATTTTGGCTAAAAAGTACGCGAAAATAAAAGGAGCAAAGGTATCGGCTCATTATAAATTCAAAACTGCTGTGGTTATAATGAAAGATGATTTCAGAATTGATTTTGCTACTGCTAGAATAGAGTATTACGATTTTCCTGCTGCAGCTCCAGTTGTGGAAGATTCATCCATTAAAACTGATCTATATCGAAGAGATTTCACAATAAATACTATGGCAATAAAACTTAACAAAGATGAATTTGGTCAGTTGATTGATTATTTTGGAGCGCAGTCTGATATAAGGGATAAAAAAATCAGGGTGTTGCACAACTTGAGTTTTGTGGATGACCCATCGAGAATTTTTAGGGCAATCAGGTTTGCAGTTCGTTTTAATTTTGAAATTGGTCCCCATACTGAAAGATTGTTGAAACATGCAGTGAATTTAAAGCTTATTGATAGAATTGTTGGACAACGGTTGTTTTTAGAAATGAAATATATTTTAAGTGAAAAAGATTATATAAAAGCCTTAAAAATGCTGCAGGATTATGAAGTATTGAAATTTTTTCATGAAAATATATATTTATCAAAGGACAGATTGGAAGATTTTGAGTATCTAGAAAAACTACTAAATTGGTTTAATATTCAATTTAAAAAAGAGCTTGAAGTTTGGAAGACGAGATTTTCTCTACTTTTCCATCCTCTAAAAGTGGCTGGTTTGCAAAAATTAATGACGAGATTCGAATTTACAAAAAGCTATAAAAAGCATTTTTTAACGCAAATTTTAAAAGCAAGAAATGCTGCCATCAAGTTTAAAAAACAGAAGGTGATACAACCTTCTTTTGTATATAATCAGTTTAAAGAGGTTGAAGATGAATTCGTTTTTTATACTGCAGCTATTATTGGGGAAAAATATGAGGAGTATATAAAAGATTATTTTCTTAGGATTAAACATGTTAGTCTTGAAATTAATGGTGATACTCTGATATCTTTAGGGTATAAACCATCTAAAAAATTCAAGGTTGTGCTTGAAAAGTTGTTGGATATGAAACTTGATGGTATTATAAAAACTATGGAGGACGAAAAAATGATGGCAAAAAAGATTTTTGAGGAGCTTTCTTGTGAAAGAGATTGTTGA
- the xerD gene encoding site-specific tyrosine recombinase XerD, producing the protein MKEIDFYRHYLINEESLSKNSVEAYVRDLKGYVEFVKRNKIKYDSVESILSYIKELLSKKYAVETVLRKLSSLSSFFDFLIKEKKIDKNPIVLLDKPKKWFKLPEFLTEDEVKRIFDTVDTSTAVGLRDKVILKLLYSSGVRVSELINIKVSDCDFKRGVIKVKGKGNKERFVPIHKNLIEILENYLHIRHNYLVKGRDEGYLFLNKNGKKLSRVYCWNIVKKYAEKADIKKNISPHSFRHSFATHLLANGADLRIIQLLLGHASISTTEIYTQVADDKMRESLLNYHPRFKR; encoded by the coding sequence ATGAAAGAAATTGATTTTTACAGACATTATTTGATTAATGAGGAATCATTATCTAAAAACAGTGTTGAGGCCTATGTTAGAGACTTAAAAGGGTATGTTGAATTTGTTAAAAGAAATAAAATCAAGTATGATAGTGTAGAGTCTATTCTTTCATATATAAAAGAGCTTTTAAGTAAAAAATATGCAGTAGAAACTGTTTTAAGAAAATTATCAAGTTTATCATCTTTTTTTGATTTTTTGATCAAGGAAAAAAAGATTGATAAGAATCCTATTGTTTTATTGGATAAACCTAAAAAGTGGTTTAAATTGCCTGAATTTTTAACAGAAGATGAAGTCAAAAGGATTTTTGACACGGTTGATACAAGTACCGCAGTTGGTTTAAGGGATAAAGTGATTCTGAAGTTGTTATATTCTTCTGGAGTTAGAGTTTCGGAACTTATAAATATAAAAGTATCAGATTGTGATTTTAAGAGGGGTGTAATTAAGGTAAAAGGGAAAGGGAATAAAGAGCGTTTTGTACCTATTCATAAAAATCTTATTGAAATATTAGAAAATTATTTGCATATAAGACATAATTACTTAGTTAAAGGAAGGGATGAAGGTTATCTTTTTTTGAATAAAAATGGGAAAAAATTGAGCAGAGTTTATTGCTGGAATATTGTGAAAAAGTATGCAGAAAAAGCTGATATTAAAAAGAATATTTCTCCCCATAGTTTTCGTCATTCATTTGCTACCCATTTATTAGCAAATGGTGCAGATTTGAGAATAATTCAACTATTACTTGGACATGCATCCATTTCTACAACTGAAATTTACACACAAGTTGCAGATGATAAAATGCGTGAAAGTCTTCTAAATTATCATCCAAGGTTTAAGAGGTAA
- the deoC gene encoding deoxyribose-phosphate aldolase, producing the protein MKIYIEPRDVIEKIDITYLKGDITNEIIKKYIAYCERYNFYGLCLPISKLYENKELFSQRSFKTITVIGFPFGYDFMDNKSIEISYGKNIGIDEYDVVMNISKFLENDYKTVLQELTGIRKLIKNKIMKVIIETCYLSEKQIIDAVKLLIDANVDYVKTSTGFGSSGARLSDVALIKDKFGDKIKIKASGGIKTYEQAVLFLKAGADRLGMSNVEDIIVQYERN; encoded by the coding sequence ATGAAAATTTATATTGAACCAAGAGATGTTATAGAAAAAATCGATATAACTTATTTGAAGGGTGATATTACTAATGAAATAATAAAAAAATATATAGCATATTGTGAAAGGTATAATTTTTATGGATTATGTTTGCCTATAAGCAAACTATATGAAAATAAAGAATTATTTAGTCAGAGAAGTTTTAAAACCATAACTGTAATAGGTTTCCCGTTTGGGTATGATTTTATGGATAATAAATCAATTGAAATAAGCTATGGAAAAAATATAGGGATTGATGAATATGATGTGGTTATGAACATCTCAAAATTTCTTGAAAATGACTATAAAACGGTTTTGCAGGAGTTAACAGGTATTAGAAAGTTAATTAAAAATAAAATAATGAAAGTTATTATAGAAACATGTTATTTATCAGAAAAACAAATAATTGATGCAGTGAAACTTTTAATTGATGCGAATGTTGATTATGTTAAAACCAGTACTGGGTTTGGAAGTTCTGGGGCAAGGCTATCTGATGTTGCATTGATTAAAGATAAGTTTGGTGATAAAATTAAAATAAAAGCATCTGGCGGAATTAAAACATATGAACAAGCTGTCTTGTTTTTAAAAGCAGGAGCTGACAGGTTAGGAATGAGTAATGTGGAGGATATCATAGTTCAATATGAAAGAAATTGA
- a CDS encoding NADP-dependent malic enzyme: MEKKGKITREEALEYHAGARPGKIEVVPTKPCYTQRELSLAYTPGVAIPCKEIEKDPNLAFEYTAKGNLVAVVSNGTAVLGLGNIGALAGKPVMEGKGVLFKRFADVDVFDIEVNSQNPDDVIKVCELLEPTFGGINLEDIKAPDCFYIEEELKKRLSIPVFHDDQHGTAIIAAAALLNALELVDKKIDEIKIVINGAGAAGIAIGKLLLSLGAKKENIIMCDTKGVIYKGRKEGMNKYKEEFAIETDKRTLEEAMDGADVFMGLSVKGAVTKKMVKMMSRNPIIMAMANPDPEITPEEVAEVRGDAIMATGRSDYPNQVNNVLGFPFIFRGALDVRAKAINEEMKLAAVKALAALAKEDVPENVCKAYGVERIEFGKDYIIPKPFDPRVLTWVAPAVAKAAMDSGVARKPIEDFEKYKDYLESRLSFAKEFTREIIHIAKQTPKRIVMPEGDFEKVLRAAQKIVEEGFGTPILLGDKSNILSIAEKYNINLNGCEIIEPAKSEKLDEYAKQLFEMRQRKGMTLVEAKRKLSKVYNYYAALMVLNGEADCLLTGYSRSYGDSIKPLLETLSLQKGYTVPSGSYFMVFKNRLVLCADTTVNIDPDAEQLAQIAIQSAETLEKFGIEPKIAMLSFSNFGSVRIPRTIKVAEAIKIVKEKYPELIIDGDMQADTATYPPIAEEAFPFSEIKGDANILIFPNLEAGNIAYKLLYRLGNGIAIGPILQGFCKSVHVLQRGSDVNEIVNMAAIAVVDAEWKENNKDKICL, translated from the coding sequence ATGGAAAAGAAAGGAAAAATAACCAGAGAGGAAGCTCTTGAATATCACGCAGGAGCGAGACCAGGTAAAATCGAAGTAGTACCAACAAAACCATGTTATACTCAAAGAGAACTATCTCTTGCCTACACTCCAGGAGTGGCAATACCATGTAAAGAGATTGAAAAAGATCCTAACTTAGCTTTTGAATATACTGCTAAAGGTAATCTTGTTGCCGTAGTATCAAACGGTACAGCTGTTTTGGGACTTGGAAATATTGGTGCCCTTGCTGGCAAACCTGTTATGGAAGGAAAAGGGGTTTTATTTAAAAGATTTGCTGATGTCGATGTTTTCGATATAGAAGTAAATTCACAGAATCCTGATGATGTAATAAAAGTATGTGAACTTTTAGAGCCAACCTTCGGTGGTATAAACCTTGAAGATATAAAAGCACCTGACTGCTTCTACATTGAAGAAGAATTAAAAAAGAGATTATCAATACCTGTCTTTCATGACGACCAACATGGAACTGCTATTATTGCAGCAGCTGCCCTTTTAAACGCTCTTGAACTTGTTGATAAAAAAATAGATGAAATAAAAATTGTAATTAATGGTGCTGGGGCTGCAGGAATTGCCATTGGGAAGTTACTCCTTTCTCTTGGTGCTAAAAAAGAAAACATAATCATGTGTGATACAAAAGGTGTTATTTATAAAGGTCGTAAAGAAGGAATGAATAAATACAAAGAAGAATTTGCCATAGAAACGGATAAAAGAACACTTGAAGAGGCAATGGATGGTGCTGACGTTTTTATGGGTCTTTCTGTAAAAGGTGCTGTTACTAAAAAAATGGTAAAAATGATGTCTAGAAACCCTATCATTATGGCAATGGCTAATCCTGATCCTGAAATCACCCCTGAAGAAGTGGCTGAAGTTAGAGGCGATGCAATTATGGCAACTGGTAGATCAGACTATCCAAACCAGGTAAATAATGTTCTTGGTTTTCCATTTATTTTCCGCGGGGCCCTTGATGTAAGAGCAAAAGCCATCAATGAAGAAATGAAACTTGCTGCTGTAAAAGCCCTTGCTGCTTTAGCAAAAGAGGATGTACCTGAAAATGTATGTAAAGCATATGGAGTTGAAAGAATCGAGTTTGGTAAAGATTATATTATTCCAAAACCTTTTGATCCAAGAGTATTAACTTGGGTTGCTCCTGCTGTAGCTAAAGCTGCTATGGATTCTGGTGTTGCAAGAAAACCAATTGAAGATTTTGAAAAATATAAAGACTATCTTGAATCAAGACTTTCCTTTGCAAAAGAATTTACTAGAGAAATTATTCATATTGCTAAACAAACTCCAAAAAGAATTGTTATGCCAGAAGGTGATTTTGAAAAAGTGCTTCGTGCTGCTCAAAAAATTGTTGAAGAAGGATTTGGGACACCTATTCTACTCGGAGACAAATCAAATATTCTTTCCATTGCAGAAAAATACAATATCAATTTAAATGGTTGTGAAATTATTGAGCCTGCTAAATCTGAAAAACTGGATGAATATGCTAAGCAACTCTTTGAAATGAGACAAAGAAAAGGGATGACATTGGTAGAAGCAAAAAGAAAACTATCAAAAGTTTATAACTATTATGCAGCATTAATGGTTTTAAACGGTGAAGCTGACTGCTTACTTACAGGCTATTCAAGGAGCTATGGCGACTCTATAAAACCACTTCTTGAGACATTATCTCTTCAAAAAGGTTACACTGTTCCTTCAGGCTCATACTTCATGGTATTTAAAAATAGATTAGTGCTCTGTGCTGACACAACTGTAAATATTGATCCTGATGCTGAACAACTTGCCCAAATAGCAATTCAATCAGCTGAAACTTTAGAAAAATTTGGAATCGAGCCTAAAATAGCTATGCTCAGTTTTTCAAACTTTGGTAGTGTAAGAATTCCTAGAACAATAAAGGTAGCAGAAGCGATAAAAATTGTAAAAGAAAAATATCCTGAACTCATTATTGATGGAGATATGCAAGCTGATACTGCTACTTATCCACCTATTGCAGAAGAAGCATTCCCATTCTCAGAAATAAAAGGGGACGCAAATATACTTATCTTCCCTAACCTGGAAGCTGGTAACATTGCATACAAATTGCTTTACAGACTTGGTAATGGCATTGCAATTGGACCAATTCTTCAGGGATTCTGCAAATCTGTTCACGTTTTACAAAGAGGTAGTGATGTAAATGAAATCGTTAACATGGCTGCAATTGCAGTGGTTGACGCAGAATGGAAAGAAAATAACAAGGATAAAATCTGCTTATAA
- a CDS encoding NAD(P)/FAD-dependent oxidoreductase, translated as MKKIVIIGAGFGGLNAAKILCKNKKLNITIIDKKNHHLFQPLLYQVATAGLNESDIAYPIRSIFRNKKNVTVYKETVIDFDFNTKTVITDSNKHSYDYLIIACGAVENYFGKDKWAKYAPTLKNLNHAQQLRNKILNAFEMAEKTKDDNEKRKYLTFVVIGGGPTGVELAGAIGEMTRFTLAKDFRNIDPRLSRIILIEAADKILATFDDKLINKAVRNLESLGVQVWTKSMVTDIDEKGVTIGNERLESATIIWAAGIKANPLSEKLPGNKDKMGRIIVNKDLSIENYPDVFVVGDLAHFEQNGKILPGIAPVAMQQGKFVAKLILAELKGKKRTQFKYFDKGQMATIGRSKAIAEIKNLKLSGFIAWITWILVHIMYLTGFKNRIFVMLQWAWSYLTLKKGARLIIDD; from the coding sequence TTGAAAAAGATTGTAATAATAGGTGCGGGTTTTGGAGGGCTTAATGCAGCTAAGATTCTGTGCAAAAATAAAAAGCTAAATATTACCATCATTGATAAAAAAAACCATCATTTATTTCAACCGCTTCTATATCAGGTTGCCACTGCAGGACTCAATGAGTCGGATATAGCCTATCCTATTCGCAGCATCTTTCGAAATAAAAAAAATGTCACTGTATATAAAGAAACTGTAATCGATTTTGATTTCAATACCAAGACTGTAATCACAGATTCAAATAAACACAGTTACGACTATCTCATCATCGCATGTGGTGCTGTAGAAAATTATTTCGGAAAAGATAAATGGGCTAAATATGCTCCAACCTTAAAAAATCTTAACCATGCACAGCAACTTAGGAATAAAATTTTAAATGCTTTTGAAATGGCAGAAAAAACAAAAGATGATAATGAAAAAAGAAAATATTTAACATTTGTAGTAATCGGTGGCGGTCCCACAGGGGTAGAACTTGCTGGTGCTATTGGTGAAATGACAAGATTTACCCTAGCAAAAGACTTCAGAAATATTGATCCACGCCTTTCAAGAATTATTCTTATTGAAGCAGCCGATAAAATCCTTGCAACCTTTGATGATAAACTGATTAATAAAGCAGTAAGAAATCTTGAGTCTTTAGGTGTCCAGGTATGGACAAAAAGTATGGTCACGGATATCGATGAAAAAGGCGTTACAATAGGCAATGAGAGATTAGAATCTGCTACAATAATCTGGGCTGCAGGAATTAAAGCCAATCCATTGTCTGAAAAATTGCCTGGCAATAAGGATAAAATGGGGCGAATCATCGTAAATAAAGATCTCTCCATTGAAAATTATCCGGATGTTTTTGTGGTAGGTGATCTTGCCCATTTTGAGCAAAATGGAAAAATATTGCCTGGTATTGCCCCGGTTGCCATGCAACAAGGGAAATTCGTAGCAAAATTAATTTTAGCCGAACTTAAAGGCAAAAAAAGAACACAATTTAAATATTTTGACAAAGGTCAGATGGCCACAATAGGTAGAAGTAAAGCTATTGCTGAAATTAAAAATTTAAAATTATCAGGTTTCATAGCCTGGATTACCTGGATTTTGGTACACATTATGTACTTAACCGGATTCAAAAATAGAATATTTGTAATGCTTCAGTGGGCCTGGTCCTACCTCACATTGAAAAAAGGAGCAAGGCTGATAATAGACGATTAA
- the der gene encoding ribosome biogenesis GTPase Der: MFTVGIIGRPNVGKSTLFNRIAGRRIAIVDDMPGVTRDRIEYIAEWQGKKFKILDTCGYDLREDLLKKEMLKQFYASLDESDFFIFLVDGKEGVHPLDEIVCNILREKEKPFILAVNKIDNEKSEANVLEFYALGVDEIIPISATHGKNIDELLDKIAENVVEDDEIDAESRIKIVVVGRPNVGKSSLINKWLKEERLIVTPIPGTTRDSVDTFFEYNDEKYILIDTAGLRKKSVMFKDRIEKYGYYRSYDAIERADIAVGLIDATQGVTERDVKVIADAYEAGRPVVIAVNKWDAVEKDEKLGNKFRREIAEKFKFLNNPPVLFISAVTGKNIYKIFDAVNELYKEYTKRIQTSKLNKLLEEVQMKHQPPVVRNRRVKFYYMTQVGVKPPEFVVFVNYPDAVHFSYRRFIVNQLRESFGFRGVPLIVNYRKRGEKKEF, translated from the coding sequence ATGTTTACTGTTGGGATTATAGGAAGACCAAATGTGGGGAAATCCACGCTGTTTAACAGGATAGCCGGCAGGCGTATTGCCATTGTGGATGATATGCCCGGTGTTACCAGAGATAGGATCGAGTATATTGCCGAATGGCAGGGGAAGAAGTTTAAAATTCTGGATACATGCGGTTATGATTTGAGGGAAGATCTTTTAAAAAAAGAGATGTTAAAGCAGTTTTACGCTTCCCTTGATGAGTCTGATTTCTTCATTTTTTTGGTGGATGGAAAAGAGGGAGTACACCCTCTTGATGAAATTGTTTGCAATATTTTGAGAGAGAAAGAGAAGCCGTTTATTTTGGCGGTTAATAAGATTGATAATGAAAAGAGCGAAGCTAATGTTTTGGAGTTTTATGCTTTAGGTGTTGATGAGATTATACCTATAAGCGCCACTCATGGTAAAAATATAGATGAATTGTTGGATAAGATTGCTGAAAATGTTGTGGAAGACGATGAAATTGATGCGGAAAGTAGGATAAAAATTGTGGTGGTGGGAAGGCCGAATGTTGGTAAATCAAGTTTGATAAATAAATGGTTAAAAGAAGAAAGATTAATTGTTACTCCTATTCCAGGTACTACGCGAGATAGTGTAGATACTTTTTTTGAGTATAATGATGAGAAATATATTCTTATTGATACAGCCGGACTTCGCAAAAAGTCTGTAATGTTTAAAGATAGGATAGAGAAATATGGATATTACAGAAGTTACGATGCCATAGAAAGAGCCGATATTGCTGTAGGGCTTATTGATGCTACACAGGGTGTTACCGAAAGGGATGTAAAAGTTATTGCAGATGCTTATGAGGCTGGCAGGCCAGTGGTGATTGCGGTAAACAAATGGGATGCTGTGGAAAAGGATGAAAAACTCGGTAATAAATTTAGAAGAGAAATTGCAGAGAAGTTTAAGTTTTTAAATAATCCGCCTGTTTTGTTTATTTCTGCTGTAACCGGTAAAAACATTTATAAGATTTTTGATGCGGTTAATGAACTATATAAAGAATATACAAAACGGATTCAAACTTCAAAATTGAATAAATTACTTGAAGAAGTGCAAATGAAACATCAACCACCTGTTGTTAGAAACAGAAGGGTTAAATTTTATTATATGACACAGGTAGGGGTGAAACCGCCTGAGTTTGTTGTTTTCGTTAATTATCCTGATGCCGTTCACTTTTCTTATAGAAGATTTATAGTTAATCAGCTTCGTGAAAGTTTTGGATTTAGAGGTGTTCCGCTAATTGTTAATTATAGAAAGCGAGGAGAGAAGAAAGAGTTTTAG
- the gltX gene encoding glutamate--tRNA ligase — MAVRVRFAPSPTGHIHVGNVRTALFNYLFARNQKGSFILRIEDTDLERSTLESEKLIYEDLQWLGLDWDEGPIKGGDYGPYKQTERFDIYKKYVQKLLDEGKAYKCFCSKEELEEMKEKALKEGKPPRYNGKCRNLTPQEIEALEKEGKKASIRFKVEDEEVTIYDIIKGEITFKTDAFGDFIIVRPDGTPVYNFVVVIDDALMKITHVIRGDDHLSNTPKQVLIYRALGFEVPKFAHIPMILGPDHSKLSKRHGDTSVNQFREKGYLPEALFNYLALLSWSHPEEKEVLSKEELIEAFSLDRVSKSAAVFDFEKLKWMNGIYIRNKSKEELAKLCVPYLVSSGLVNEAYVEENFDLLADMIESVKDNLELLSDISQYIEVYFKLNTVFDEKAKELLALETSIPVLKTFLSEIEKVDKLDEQIYKSIVKNVQKSTGAKGKSLFMVIRIGVSGLTKGPELDKLVINLGKDEVIKRVKEVLELIEKQ; from the coding sequence ATGGCTGTTAGAGTGAGATTCGCACCAAGTCCTACTGGTCATATACATGTAGGTAATGTGAGAACGGCATTGTTCAATTATTTATTTGCAAGAAATCAAAAAGGAAGTTTTATTTTAAGAATAGAGGATACTGACCTTGAAAGGTCGACTTTAGAGAGTGAAAAACTAATCTATGAAGACTTACAATGGTTAGGGCTTGATTGGGATGAAGGACCAATCAAAGGTGGTGATTATGGTCCTTATAAACAGACTGAGCGCTTTGATATATATAAAAAATATGTACAAAAGTTACTTGATGAAGGTAAAGCGTACAAATGTTTTTGTTCTAAAGAAGAACTTGAAGAGATGAAGGAAAAAGCGCTTAAAGAAGGGAAACCACCGAGATATAATGGTAAATGTCGCAATTTAACCCCTCAAGAAATTGAAGCTCTTGAAAAGGAGGGTAAGAAGGCATCTATTCGTTTCAAAGTAGAGGATGAGGAAGTTACTATATACGATATTATCAAAGGCGAAATTACTTTTAAAACCGATGCATTTGGTGATTTTATTATTGTAAGACCTGATGGAACGCCAGTATATAATTTTGTTGTGGTGATAGATGATGCGTTGATGAAGATTACTCATGTTATTAGAGGTGATGACCATTTAAGCAATACTCCTAAACAGGTTTTAATTTATAGAGCTTTAGGTTTTGAAGTTCCTAAATTTGCACATATTCCAATGATATTGGGGCCTGATCACTCCAAGCTCAGTAAAAGACATGGTGATACTAGTGTAAATCAGTTTAGGGAAAAGGGGTATTTGCCAGAGGCGTTGTTTAATTATTTGGCACTTTTATCCTGGTCTCATCCTGAAGAAAAAGAAGTTTTATCAAAGGAAGAGCTGATAGAGGCCTTTTCACTTGATAGGGTGTCAAAAAGTGCTGCGGTTTTTGATTTTGAAAAATTGAAATGGATGAATGGCATATATATCAGAAATAAGAGTAAAGAAGAGCTTGCAAAATTGTGTGTACCATATCTTGTTTCAAGTGGCTTGGTGAATGAGGCTTATGTTGAGGAAAATTTTGATTTGTTAGCAGATATGATTGAATCCGTTAAGGATAATCTTGAGTTGTTGTCTGACATTTCGCAATATATAGAAGTTTATTTTAAACTCAATACTGTGTTTGATGAAAAGGCTAAAGAGTTACTTGCACTGGAAACATCAATCCCTGTTTTGAAAACCTTTTTATCTGAAATTGAAAAGGTTGATAAATTGGATGAACAGATTTATAAATCTATTGTGAAAAATGTGCAAAAATCTACTGGTGCTAAAGGTAAAAGCCTTTTTATGGTTATAAGAATCGGTGTCTCTGGGTTAACAAAAGGGCCTGAGCTTGATAAACTGGTAATCAATCTTGGTAAGGATGAAGTTATAAAGAGGGTTAAAGAAGTTTTAGAATTAATTGAAAAACAATGA